One Roseomonas gilardii subsp. gilardii genomic region harbors:
- a CDS encoding esterase-like activity of phytase family protein, which produces MRRRRLLGGGLLTAMAGLGGCALALRPGGGPLSRPLPPPEGDPPFGAERVLGVLDLDARRLGGEGLSGLHVSDDLLLTAIGDRGAWCHARLVLDERGAPLRLEAPRVGRLHDARWRALPVPFSADAESLARLPDGSWLVGFERWHRIWRYRDLNGPAEPVEAPPGLEEAPLNGGLESLAVLADGRWLAIAEKYRADASGTLRHAWIGGPGRWQALAYRPSPGFDPSDACPLPDGGALVLERHFSWLDGLRGRLCHIPAERLAQAGVGSVLEGDRLLELASPLPTDNWEGVSVFHHRGQRLAALISDDNGLPIQRTLLMVVRL; this is translated from the coding sequence TTGCGCCGACGCCGCCTGCTCGGGGGCGGGCTGCTGACGGCCATGGCGGGGCTGGGCGGCTGTGCCCTGGCCCTGCGCCCTGGCGGCGGTCCGCTTTCGCGCCCGCTGCCGCCACCGGAGGGCGACCCGCCCTTCGGGGCGGAGCGCGTGCTGGGGGTGCTGGATCTGGATGCCCGGCGCCTGGGTGGCGAGGGCCTGTCGGGCCTGCATGTTTCCGACGACCTTCTCCTCACCGCGATCGGCGATCGTGGCGCCTGGTGCCATGCGCGGCTCGTGCTGGATGAGCGGGGAGCTCCGCTGCGGCTGGAGGCGCCGCGGGTGGGACGCCTGCACGATGCGCGCTGGCGGGCTCTGCCCGTTCCCTTCTCGGCCGATGCGGAGAGCCTCGCCCGGCTGCCGGACGGCTCCTGGCTGGTCGGCTTCGAGCGCTGGCACCGGATCTGGCGCTATCGCGACCTGAACGGCCCGGCCGAGCCGGTGGAGGCACCGCCAGGGCTGGAGGAGGCGCCGCTGAATGGCGGGCTGGAAAGCCTCGCCGTGCTGGCGGATGGGCGCTGGCTGGCCATCGCCGAGAAGTACCGCGCGGATGCATCGGGCACGCTGCGCCATGCCTGGATCGGCGGTCCCGGGCGCTGGCAGGCCCTGGCCTATCGTCCCTCGCCGGGCTTCGATCCTTCCGATGCCTGTCCTTTGCCGGATGGCGGCGCGCTGGTGCTGGAGCGGCATTTCTCCTGGCTGGACGGGCTGCGCGGGCGGCTGTGCCACATCCCGGCGGAGCGTCTGGCCCAGGCCGGAGTTGGCAGCGTGCTGGAGGGGGACAGGCTGCTGGAGCTGGCCTCCCCCCTGCCCACCGACAACTGGGAGGGAGTCAGTGTCTTCCACCACCGGGGGCAGCGGCTGGCCGCCCTCATCTCGGACGATAACGGGCTGCCCATCCAGCGGACGCTGCTGATGGTGGTCCGTCTCTGA